CCCGGTATGCCCACCGCAGAGGTCCGGAGGGCGATGCGCGTCCAGGAGCGTCGCCGGTTCCTCCCGACGGAGGTCGCGGACGACCACCGCCACGACGCGCCGCTGCCGATCGGCTTCGGGCAGACCAACTCCCAGCCCTCCACCGTCGCGGACATGATGACCCTCCTCGAGCCGTTCCCCGGGATGCGGGTCCTCGACGTGGGGTCCGGCAGCGGCTGGACAGCGGCGATCCTCGGCGAACTGGGTGGGCCGGAATCCGCGGTGTTCGCGGTCGAGCTGGTGCCGGAGCTTGTCGAGCGGTCACGCGCGGCCATCACCCAACCCTGGGTCCGGGTGCACCGGGCCCGGCCCGGCGTACTGGGCCTACCGGAGTTCGCCCCCTTCGACCGGATCCTCGTCTCGGCGATGGCCGACGCCCTCCCGTCGGAGCTCGTCGACCAGCTGGGCGCCGACGGCTTGATGGTCGCGCCCTGGCGGGACGTCATGCACCGGGTGCGGCTCACCAGGGGGGAGCCCGAGGTCACCGACCACGGTGGATACCGCTTCGTCCCTTTACTACACACCCGATTCCGACCTGCGCAATAAGGCGATTATCCTGGACGGAAGTGTTACCCGCCTCTCAGATCCAGGAGCGTCAATGCCCGAGTTCGTCTATGAGGATCTCCTCCC
This Dietzia psychralcaliphila DNA region includes the following protein-coding sequences:
- a CDS encoding protein-L-isoaspartate O-methyltransferase family protein, with product MPTAEVRRAMRVQERRRFLPTEVADDHRHDAPLPIGFGQTNSQPSTVADMMTLLEPFPGMRVLDVGSGSGWTAAILGELGGPESAVFAVELVPELVERSRAAITQPWVRVHRARPGVLGLPEFAPFDRILVSAMADALPSELVDQLGADGLMVAPWRDVMHRVRLTRGEPEVTDHGGYRFVPLLHTRFRPAQ